From a single Gemmatimonadaceae bacterium genomic region:
- a CDS encoding pyruvate dehydrogenase produces the protein MRVVQYTAVHRARPAPSAPPGRGRACPDFAPTRLRRPFPIPLTHAAADSAHAGHAGPPVDTRFDWHRIAYHTLVSRALDDLEEALNRNRASVPRAHQVLYQFSARGHDMSQCILGSLLGHPHDGVGAYYRSRPVLLSVGLSIEDAHGSPLGRAGGFSDGRDIGVVCNRPGWNGVTVLPMAGDVGAQYTPAAGWAQSILYRRDTLCDASYGGAIAVALGGDASVATNGFWSALTMATTLRLPMLFYIEDNGLGISVQGGMQTPGGDISANLASFGNLLVRSGDGSVPTDAAPLLAECVAHVRSGAGPALVRLTVPRLSSHSGPDNQKGYRSDDEVEADRARDPLPRLRAHLVPALLSDAEWAALEQQVARDVDAGVAAARERRTPEPADVHRFVYEEPPRDTDVRAFGGQSPAQRDLLPATDVPDADGDMVRVAESIRRTLASELAANPRVLVFGEDVGRKGGVHLVTEGLQKRFGADRVFDTSLSEEGIIGRAVGMAVNGLVPVAEIQFRKYADPAHEQLNNCGTMRWRTANQFCAPIVVRMPGGFGKDVGDPWHSLSGEVTWAHTPGWQVAMPSNAADASGLLRAAMRSGNPTIFFEHRSLLMTSDGSARYPGDSYVLPFGRASRLLHGDDVTVVSWGAMVHRCAQAAAQFPGAVDLLDLRTIAPWDREAVLESVRRTGKCLVVHEDTLTAGFGAEIAAVLAQDAFWFLDAPIERLAVRDVPMPYHESLLAAVLPDAARIGAAIDALLRT, from the coding sequence ATGCGCGTCGTGCAATATACGGCCGTGCATCGGGCACGACCCGCGCCGTCTGCGCCTCCCGGCAGGGGGCGCGCGTGCCCAGATTTCGCGCCGACGCGGCTCCGCCGCCCCTTCCCGATTCCGTTGACGCACGCCGCAGCAGACAGCGCCCATGCCGGCCACGCCGGCCCGCCGGTGGACACCCGCTTCGACTGGCACCGCATCGCGTACCACACGCTGGTGTCGCGCGCGCTGGACGACCTCGAGGAGGCGCTCAACCGGAACCGCGCCAGCGTGCCGCGTGCACACCAGGTGCTGTACCAGTTCTCGGCCCGCGGTCACGACATGAGCCAGTGCATCCTGGGCTCGCTGCTGGGGCACCCGCACGATGGCGTGGGCGCCTACTACCGGTCGCGGCCGGTGCTGCTCTCGGTGGGACTGTCGATCGAGGACGCACACGGCAGCCCGCTGGGACGTGCCGGCGGCTTCAGTGATGGCCGCGACATCGGCGTCGTCTGCAATCGCCCGGGATGGAACGGCGTGACGGTGCTGCCGATGGCCGGCGACGTGGGCGCGCAGTACACGCCGGCCGCCGGCTGGGCGCAGTCCATCCTCTACCGCCGCGACACGCTCTGCGACGCCTCATACGGCGGCGCCATCGCGGTGGCGCTGGGTGGCGATGCCAGTGTGGCGACGAACGGGTTCTGGTCGGCGCTGACGATGGCCACCACGCTGCGCCTGCCGATGCTCTTCTACATCGAGGACAACGGGCTCGGGATCTCGGTGCAGGGCGGGATGCAGACGCCCGGCGGCGACATCAGCGCCAACCTCGCGTCGTTCGGCAACCTGCTGGTGCGCAGCGGAGACGGTTCCGTGCCCACCGACGCCGCACCGCTGCTGGCCGAGTGCGTGGCGCACGTGCGCAGCGGCGCCGGGCCGGCGCTGGTGCGGCTCACCGTGCCGCGCCTGTCGAGCCACTCCGGGCCGGACAACCAGAAGGGGTATCGCTCGGATGACGAGGTGGAGGCCGATCGCGCCCGTGATCCCCTGCCGCGGCTGCGAGCACACCTGGTGCCGGCCCTGCTGTCGGACGCCGAGTGGGCGGCGCTGGAGCAGCAGGTGGCGCGCGACGTGGACGCCGGCGTGGCGGCCGCCCGCGAGCGGCGCACCCCCGAGCCCGCCGACGTGCATCGCTTCGTGTACGAGGAACCGCCGCGTGACACCGACGTGCGCGCGTTCGGCGGGCAGTCGCCGGCGCAGCGCGACCTGCTGCCCGCCACCGACGTGCCCGATGCCGACGGCGACATGGTGCGCGTGGCGGAGTCGATCCGGCGCACGCTGGCGTCGGAGCTGGCCGCGAACCCGCGGGTGCTGGTGTTCGGCGAGGACGTGGGGCGCAAGGGAGGCGTGCACCTGGTCACCGAGGGGCTGCAGAAGCGCTTCGGTGCCGATCGCGTGTTCGACACCAGCCTCTCCGAGGAGGGCATCATCGGGCGTGCGGTGGGCATGGCGGTGAACGGCCTGGTGCCGGTGGCGGAGATCCAGTTCCGGAAGTACGCCGACCCCGCGCACGAGCAGCTCAACAACTGCGGCACGATGCGCTGGCGCACGGCGAACCAGTTCTGCGCGCCGATCGTGGTGCGGATGCCGGGCGGCTTCGGCAAGGACGTGGGCGACCCCTGGCACTCGCTCTCGGGCGAGGTGACGTGGGCGCACACGCCGGGCTGGCAGGTGGCGATGCCGTCGAACGCCGCCGACGCCAGCGGCCTGCTGCGCGCCGCGATGCGCAGCGGCAATCCGACGATCTTCTTCGAGCACCGCTCGCTGCTGATGACCAGCGACGGCAGCGCGCGCTACCCCGGCGACAGCTACGTGCTGCCGTTCGGCCGCGCCAGCCGCCTGCTCCACGGGGACGACGTGACGGTCGTGAGCTGGGGCGCGATGGTCCACCGCTGCGCCCAGGCCGCCGCACAGTTCCCCGGCGCAGTGGACCTGCTCGACCTGCGCACCATCGCGCCCTGGGACCGCGAGGCCGTCCTCGAGAGCGTCCGCCGCACCGGGAAGTGCCTCGTCGTGCACGAGGACACCCTGACCGCCGGCTTCGGCGCCGAGATCGCGGCGGTGCTGGCGCAGGACGCCTTCTGGTTCCTCGACGCCCCCATCGAGCGGCTCGCCGTGCGCGACGTGCCGATGCCGTACCACGAATCGCTGCTCGCTGCGGTCCTGCCTGACGCCGCGCGCATCGGTGCGGCCATCGATGCGCTGTTGCGCACGTAG
- the paaC gene encoding phenylacetate-CoA oxygenase subunit PaaC — MHALLEYLLRLGDDRLVLGHRVSEWCGHGPILEEDIALANVALDLIGQATMLLRLAGEVEGQGRDEDALAYWREAVEFRNCLLVEQPNGDFAQTIVRQFLFDVQAVVLLDALTRGTHAGLAAIAGKAVKEAKYHVRHSGDWMLKLGDGTEESHRRVQRALDDLWRFTPELFAVDAVDREMIAAGIAPDPVALQGQWLAIVRDVLARATLVLPADAPPAASPRGARQGAHSEHLGHLLAEMQIVARSHPGATW, encoded by the coding sequence GTGCATGCGCTGCTCGAGTACCTGCTGCGGCTTGGCGACGACCGCCTGGTGCTTGGCCACCGGGTGAGCGAGTGGTGCGGGCACGGCCCGATCCTCGAGGAGGACATCGCGCTCGCCAACGTCGCGCTCGACCTGATCGGGCAGGCCACCATGCTGCTCCGCCTCGCCGGCGAGGTGGAAGGGCAGGGGCGTGACGAGGATGCGCTGGCCTACTGGCGCGAGGCGGTGGAGTTCCGGAACTGCCTGCTCGTGGAACAGCCGAACGGCGACTTCGCGCAGACGATCGTGCGGCAGTTCCTGTTCGACGTGCAGGCGGTGGTGCTGCTCGACGCGCTCACGCGGGGCACGCACGCGGGGCTGGCCGCCATCGCCGGCAAGGCGGTGAAGGAGGCGAAGTACCATGTGCGCCACAGCGGCGACTGGATGCTCAAGCTGGGCGACGGCACCGAGGAGAGTCACCGCCGGGTGCAGCGCGCGCTGGACGACCTCTGGCGCTTCACCCCGGAGCTGTTCGCCGTGGATGCGGTCGACCGCGAGATGATCGCCGCCGGGATCGCGCCGGATCCGGTGGCCCTGCAGGGGCAGTGGCTGGCCATCGTGCGTGACGTGCTCGCGCGTGCCACGCTCGTGCTGCCCGCCGACGCCCCGCCCGCCGCCAGTCCGCGCGGGGCCCGGCAGGGCGCCCATTCGGAACACCTGGGGCACCTGCTGGCCGAGATGCAGATCGTGGCACGGTCGCACCCGGGCGCCACGTGGTAG
- a CDS encoding 2-(1,2-epoxy-1,2-dihydrophenyl)acetyl-CoA isomerase, which yields MDSDLILTALADGVMTIALNRPQVLNSFNAEMAASLQAALATAAADPAVRAVLLTANGRAFCAGQDLAEVLPAADGTMPDLGAIVRRDYNPIIRAIRSLEKPVVCAVNGVAAGAGANLALACDITVAAEGASFIQSFSKIGLIPDSGGTFILPRIVGAQRAAALTMLGDKLPASTAKEWGLVYDVVPATDLAERTRALALRLAAMPTRGLGLTKRAFNAGHAHTLDEQLALEETLQREAGATRDYAEGVRAFVEKRTPTFEGR from the coding sequence ATGGACTCCGACCTGATCCTGACCGCGCTGGCCGATGGCGTCATGACCATCGCGCTCAACCGTCCGCAGGTGCTCAACAGCTTCAATGCCGAAATGGCCGCGTCGCTGCAGGCGGCGCTGGCCACGGCGGCGGCGGATCCTGCGGTGCGCGCCGTCCTGCTCACCGCCAACGGCCGTGCCTTCTGCGCCGGCCAGGACCTGGCCGAGGTGCTCCCTGCGGCGGACGGCACCATGCCCGACCTCGGCGCCATCGTGCGCCGCGACTACAACCCGATCATCCGCGCCATCCGTTCACTCGAGAAGCCGGTGGTGTGTGCCGTGAACGGCGTGGCGGCGGGCGCCGGCGCCAACCTGGCCCTGGCGTGCGACATCACGGTCGCGGCCGAGGGGGCGTCGTTCATCCAGTCGTTCTCGAAGATCGGCCTCATTCCCGACAGCGGCGGCACGTTCATCCTGCCGCGCATCGTGGGCGCGCAGCGCGCCGCGGCACTCACCATGCTCGGCGACAAGCTGCCGGCGAGCACGGCGAAGGAGTGGGGACTCGTGTACGACGTGGTGCCGGCGACCGACCTCGCCGAGCGGACCCGCGCCCTCGCGCTGCGGCTGGCCGCGATGCCGACGCGCGGCCTGGGGCTCACCAAGCGTGCCTTCAACGCCGGCCATGCCCACACCCTCGACGAGCAGCTCGCGCTCGAGGAGACACTGCAGCGGGAGGCCGGCGCCACCCGGGACTACGCGGAAGGGGTGCGCGCCTTCGTCGAGAAGCGGACACCGACGTTCGAGGGCCGGTGA
- a CDS encoding 3-hydroxybutyryl-CoA dehydrogenase, giving the protein MADPGLVIGVVGAGAMGSGIAQVAAMAGHRVVLGDAHGDALQRARAAITVALMRDVAKGRMADTAASEVLSRITDAGDLAMGHGAYAECGVVIEAVAEDLAVKMTLFDALEREVTPDCILATNTSSLPVAAIAGRCRHGARVLGIHFFNPAVVMPLVEIIPAITTDPSVTTRARALVDSWRKVTVVAQDTPGFIVNRIARPFYGEALRLLEEGIADVPTIDWAMREIGGFRMGPFELMDFIGHDINFAVTQSVYDGFFQDPRYRPSLTQQRLVQAGFLGRKRMRGFYDYADGAVRPAATEDPVLGRAIVDRVLAMLVNEAVDAVYLRVASPADIELAMTRGVNYPKGLLAWGDEVGPAAVLARLDALRDEYGEDRYRASVLLRQRVRDGRALLA; this is encoded by the coding sequence ATGGCTGACCCGGGGCTGGTGATCGGCGTGGTGGGGGCGGGCGCGATGGGCAGCGGGATCGCACAGGTGGCCGCGATGGCCGGCCACCGCGTGGTGCTGGGTGACGCGCACGGCGACGCGCTGCAGCGGGCACGGGCCGCCATCACCGTGGCGCTGATGCGTGACGTGGCGAAGGGCCGCATGGCCGACACCGCGGCCAGCGAGGTGCTCTCGCGCATCACGGACGCCGGTGACCTGGCCATGGGACACGGGGCCTACGCGGAGTGCGGGGTCGTGATCGAGGCCGTGGCCGAGGACCTCGCGGTGAAGATGACGCTCTTCGACGCGCTCGAGCGCGAGGTGACGCCGGACTGCATCCTGGCCACCAACACCTCGTCGCTCCCCGTGGCGGCGATCGCCGGCCGCTGCCGGCACGGCGCACGGGTGCTGGGCATCCACTTCTTCAATCCCGCCGTGGTGATGCCGCTGGTGGAGATCATCCCCGCCATCACCACCGATCCGTCGGTGACCACGCGCGCACGGGCGCTGGTGGATTCGTGGCGGAAGGTGACCGTGGTGGCGCAGGACACGCCGGGCTTCATCGTGAACCGCATCGCGCGGCCGTTCTACGGCGAGGCCCTGCGGCTGCTGGAGGAGGGCATCGCCGACGTGCCGACGATCGACTGGGCGATGCGCGAGATCGGCGGGTTCCGCATGGGCCCGTTCGAGCTGATGGACTTCATCGGGCACGACATCAACTTCGCGGTCACGCAGAGTGTCTACGACGGGTTCTTCCAGGACCCGCGCTACCGGCCGTCGCTCACGCAGCAGCGGCTGGTGCAGGCGGGGTTCCTGGGCCGCAAGCGCATGCGCGGGTTCTACGACTACGCCGACGGGGCCGTGCGGCCCGCCGCCACCGAGGATCCCGTGCTCGGGCGCGCGATCGTGGACCGGGTGCTGGCCATGCTGGTGAACGAGGCGGTGGACGCCGTGTACCTGCGCGTGGCATCACCAGCCGACATCGAACTCGCCATGACGCGCGGCGTGAACTACCCGAAGGGCCTGCTGGCGTGGGGTGACGAGGTCGGCCCCGCCGCCGTGCTCGCGCGGCTGGATGCACTGCGCGACGAGTACGGCGAGGATCGCTACCGCGCCAGCGTGCTGCTGCGGCAGCGCGTGCGCGATGGCCGGGCGCTGCTGGCATGA
- the paaJ gene encoding phenylacetate-CoA oxygenase subunit PaaJ, which produces MPTRDEILAILDTVKDPEVPVLSVRDLGVVRDVTVGETGAITVTVTPTYSGCPAILVIEQDITAAIIAAGHGPVTVRTTFTPAWSTDWISDDARARLKAYGIAPPGRTEQGGLVQLMRARRTVQCPFCDSLETEVRSEFGSTACKSLCWCRSCRQPFEEFKAI; this is translated from the coding sequence ATCCCGACGCGGGACGAGATCCTCGCCATCCTCGACACGGTGAAGGATCCCGAGGTGCCGGTGCTCAGCGTGCGCGACCTGGGTGTGGTGCGCGACGTGACGGTCGGCGAGACGGGCGCCATCACCGTGACGGTCACGCCGACCTACTCCGGCTGTCCCGCGATCCTCGTGATCGAGCAGGACATCACCGCCGCGATCATCGCCGCCGGCCACGGCCCGGTGACCGTGCGCACCACGTTCACGCCGGCGTGGAGCACCGACTGGATCTCCGACGACGCCCGTGCGCGCCTCAAGGCCTACGGCATCGCCCCGCCCGGCCGCACCGAGCAGGGCGGCCTGGTGCAGCTCATGCGCGCACGGCGCACGGTCCAGTGCCCATTCTGCGATTCACTCGAGACGGAAGTCCGCAGCGAGTTCGGGAGCACCGCATGCAAGTCGCTCTGCTGGTGCCGGTCCTGCCGTCAGCCGTTCGAGGAGTTCAAGGCGATCTGA
- the pcaF gene encoding 3-oxoadipyl-CoA thiolase, with amino-acid sequence MTDAFLVDGLRTAIGNLGGQLSEVRADDMAAHVIAALVARHPSLDPARLTDVILGCANQAGDDNRNVARMAALLAGLPVTVPGETVNRLCASGMSAVANAARAVQVGDGDLYIAGGVENMTRAPYVLSKAGKPFARDMELFDTSLGWRFVNPRMRAAHGVDSMGQTAENVAAQHGISRADQDLFALRSQQKAAAAREAGRFVAEISAVEIAQRKGAPRVVDTDEFLRPETTLEILGKLTPAFRTDGQGSVTAGNASGLNDGAAALLIASAAGARAIGAAPMARIVTTAVAGVEPRVMGMGPVPATQLALAKAGLTLADIGVIELNEAFAAQSLGCLRALGLADDDARVNPNGGAIALGHPLGMSGARLLLTAAHELQRTQQRYALATMCIGVGQGMATILERA; translated from the coding sequence GTGACCGACGCCTTCCTCGTCGATGGCCTCCGGACGGCCATCGGGAACCTCGGTGGCCAGCTCAGCGAAGTGCGCGCGGACGACATGGCGGCGCACGTGATCGCCGCGCTCGTCGCGCGCCATCCGTCGCTCGACCCGGCGCGCCTCACCGACGTGATCCTCGGCTGCGCCAACCAGGCCGGCGACGACAACCGCAACGTGGCGCGGATGGCGGCGCTGCTGGCCGGCCTGCCGGTCACGGTGCCCGGTGAGACCGTCAACCGACTCTGTGCCTCCGGGATGAGCGCGGTGGCGAACGCCGCGCGTGCCGTGCAGGTGGGTGACGGCGACCTGTACATCGCGGGCGGCGTCGAGAACATGACCCGCGCGCCGTACGTGCTGTCGAAGGCGGGCAAGCCCTTCGCCCGTGACATGGAGCTGTTCGACACCAGCCTTGGCTGGCGCTTCGTGAACCCGCGGATGCGTGCCGCACACGGCGTGGACTCCATGGGGCAGACGGCGGAGAACGTGGCGGCGCAGCACGGCATCTCGCGGGCGGACCAGGACTTGTTCGCGCTGCGCTCGCAGCAGAAGGCCGCGGCGGCGCGCGAGGCGGGGCGGTTCGTGGCCGAGATCAGTGCGGTGGAGATCGCCCAGCGGAAGGGCGCGCCGAGGGTCGTCGACACCGACGAGTTCCTGCGGCCGGAGACGACGCTCGAGATCCTCGGGAAGCTCACGCCGGCGTTCCGCACGGACGGACAGGGCTCGGTGACCGCGGGCAACGCCTCGGGATTGAACGATGGCGCGGCGGCGTTGCTCATCGCGTCGGCGGCGGGCGCGCGGGCGATCGGTGCGGCGCCGATGGCGCGCATCGTGACCACGGCGGTGGCCGGCGTCGAGCCGCGGGTGATGGGCATGGGCCCGGTGCCCGCCACGCAGCTGGCGCTGGCGAAGGCGGGACTGACGCTGGCCGACATCGGCGTGATCGAGCTGAACGAGGCGTTCGCGGCCCAGTCGCTCGGCTGCCTGCGCGCGCTTGGCCTGGCCGATGACGACGCCCGCGTGAATCCCAACGGCGGCGCGATCGCGCTCGGGCACCCGCTGGGGATGAGCGGGGCGCGGTTGCTTCTGACGGCCGCGCACGAGCTGCAGCGCACGCAGCAGCGGTACGCCCTCGCGACCATGTGCATCGGCGTGGGCCAGGGCATGGCCACCATCCTCGAGCGTGCCTGA
- the paaI gene encoding hydroxyphenylacetyl-CoA thioesterase PaaI: MSAPRTPAQEARTAQVLAAMLETDAFSRWLGIRVVSAGAGRSELHMHIRHDMVNGFGAAHGGITYSLADSALAFACNGGEHVTVAVDNQVSYPAPVHVGDDLVATAEEESRGGRLGFYRVTVRNQHGTVVALFRGTVYRTSTLHPTGPAS, encoded by the coding sequence ATGAGCGCCCCACGCACACCGGCGCAGGAGGCCCGCACCGCACAGGTGCTCGCGGCCATGCTGGAGACGGATGCCTTCAGCCGCTGGCTCGGCATCCGGGTGGTGTCGGCGGGTGCGGGCCGCAGCGAGCTGCACATGCACATCCGCCATGACATGGTGAACGGCTTCGGCGCCGCGCACGGCGGGATCACCTACTCGCTGGCCGACAGCGCGCTGGCGTTCGCATGCAACGGCGGCGAACACGTCACGGTGGCGGTCGACAACCAGGTCTCGTATCCCGCGCCGGTGCACGTCGGTGACGACCTGGTCGCGACCGCCGAGGAGGAGTCGCGCGGCGGGCGCCTGGGGTTCTACCGCGTGACCGTCCGCAACCAGCACGGCACCGTGGTCGCGCTCTTCCGCGGCACGGTCTATCGCACCAGCACCCTGCACCCCACCGGACCCGCATCGTGA
- a CDS encoding GGDEF domain-containing protein produces MAESRRWWHDAWAGDRDASDLAMRSEHRLARSRFAVVLMFTVYGVAVALREPRGTTYWGAIPVNLTCLALATVVLVITRRGQRPTWLATATALGDVTMVSLLHLLELLQGTPSAALNGRITFTAYFFALLGTCVRWDRRIAVAAGAMAAAQYGLIVLAGARSWPATVTPDIVRYGTFDAGVQVERILTLLLFGAACASIAHWATKLKGFATTDQLTRLMNRRSFEERMRDELLMAWRRRSDLGVVMIDIDHFKQVNDMHGHHAGDHVLRQVATMLRTSVRRTDLVSRWGGEEFVIAFLDASLVQASHEAESLRKVVEGTPVTLSNGEVVRITLSIGVAAASGEGFDFDTLVRAADQHLLSAKREGRNRVVTAGMPAAV; encoded by the coding sequence ATGGCTGAATCGCGGCGCTGGTGGCACGATGCGTGGGCTGGTGACCGGGATGCGTCCGACCTCGCCATGCGCAGCGAGCACCGGCTTGCCCGCAGCCGATTTGCCGTCGTGCTCATGTTCACGGTGTACGGCGTTGCCGTGGCACTGCGTGAGCCGCGCGGCACGACGTACTGGGGTGCGATTCCGGTCAACCTCACCTGCCTCGCGCTCGCCACGGTGGTGCTGGTCATCACGCGGCGGGGCCAGCGGCCCACCTGGCTCGCCACCGCGACGGCACTGGGCGACGTCACCATGGTGTCGCTGCTGCACCTGCTCGAACTGCTCCAGGGCACGCCGTCGGCAGCGCTCAACGGACGCATCACCTTCACAGCGTACTTCTTCGCGCTGCTCGGCACCTGCGTGCGCTGGGATCGTCGCATCGCCGTCGCGGCCGGCGCGATGGCGGCGGCGCAGTACGGCCTGATCGTGCTCGCGGGGGCGCGGTCCTGGCCGGCGACGGTCACCCCCGACATCGTGCGCTACGGCACCTTCGACGCCGGCGTGCAGGTGGAGCGGATCCTCACGCTCCTGCTGTTCGGCGCGGCCTGTGCCTCGATCGCCCACTGGGCCACGAAGCTGAAGGGGTTCGCGACCACCGACCAGCTCACGCGCCTCATGAACCGGCGCAGCTTCGAGGAACGCATGCGCGACGAGCTCCTCATGGCGTGGCGGCGCCGGTCGGACCTGGGCGTGGTGATGATCGACATCGACCATTTCAAGCAGGTGAACGACATGCACGGGCACCACGCCGGCGACCATGTGCTGCGTCAGGTGGCGACGATGCTGCGGACCTCGGTGCGCCGCACCGACCTCGTGAGCCGGTGGGGCGGTGAGGAGTTCGTGATCGCCTTCCTCGACGCCTCGCTGGTGCAGGCGTCGCACGAGGCGGAATCGCTGCGGAAGGTGGTGGAGGGCACGCCGGTGACGCTCTCCAACGGCGAGGTGGTGCGCATCACGCTGTCGATCGGCGTGGCGGCGGCGTCGGGCGAGGGGTTCGACTTCGACACCCTGGTGCGGGCGGCGGACCAGCACCTGCTCTCGGCCAAGCGCGAGGGCCGGAATCGGGTGGTCACGGCCGGCATGCCCGCCGCGGTCTGA
- a CDS encoding enoyl-CoA hydratase/isomerase family protein, whose amino-acid sequence MDNENRPGYNAVAGGTVSVDVSAGVGTITFGHPKGNSLPGALLQHLAGTITAVGQDPDVRVLVLRSEGSGPFCAGASFDELVRIADPDEGERFFSGFAAVILAMLRTPQFVLVRVHGRTAGGGIGIAAAGDYTVAVRSASAKLSELAVGIGPFVVGPVIARRIGMGPFMAMSVDADWRDADWCERHGLYARLFDDAAAMDAALAALATTLASSNPDAMRLMKGVAWQGTEDWPALLAERARLSGTLVLSDFTRHAIAAFRAK is encoded by the coding sequence ATGGACAACGAGAACAGGCCCGGGTACAACGCCGTCGCCGGCGGAACCGTTTCCGTCGACGTGTCGGCGGGAGTCGGCACCATCACCTTCGGGCATCCGAAGGGGAACTCGCTGCCGGGCGCGCTGCTGCAGCACCTCGCCGGCACCATCACCGCTGTCGGGCAGGACCCGGACGTGCGGGTGCTCGTGCTCCGGAGCGAGGGGAGCGGGCCGTTCTGCGCCGGTGCGAGCTTCGACGAACTGGTGCGCATCGCCGACCCCGACGAGGGCGAGCGCTTCTTCAGCGGCTTCGCGGCCGTCATCCTGGCCATGCTCCGCACCCCGCAGTTCGTGCTGGTACGGGTGCACGGCCGCACCGCCGGGGGCGGGATCGGCATCGCCGCCGCCGGCGACTACACCGTCGCCGTGCGCAGCGCCTCGGCCAAGCTGAGCGAGCTGGCCGTCGGCATCGGGCCGTTCGTGGTGGGACCGGTGATCGCGCGCCGCATAGGGATGGGGCCGTTCATGGCCATGTCCGTGGACGCCGACTGGCGCGACGCCGACTGGTGCGAGCGGCACGGGCTGTACGCCCGCCTCTTCGACGACGCGGCGGCCATGGATGCCGCGCTGGCCGCGCTGGCCACCACCCTGGCCTCCTCCAATCCCGACGCGATGCGCCTGATGAAGGGGGTTGCCTGGCAGGGCACCGAGGACTGGCCGGCACTGCTCGCCGAGCGGGCGCGGCTGAGCGGGACGCTGGTGCTCTCGGACTTCACCCGCCACGCCATCGCGGCGTTCCGGGCGAAGTAG
- the paaA gene encoding 1,2-phenylacetyl-CoA epoxidase subunit A produces the protein MTQTRAIDATAEDPAAVAAFEARIARGESIEPKDWMPQRYRQQLIRMMSQHAHSEIVGMLPEGNWITRAPSLRRKVGLIAKVQDEGGHGLYIYCGVETLGVDRSEVIGQLLDGRAKYSSIFNYPTLSWADIGVIGWLVDGAAIVNQTVLAKASYGPYARAMIRICKEENFHKRQGYEIVATLAAGTPAQKAMVQDAVNRFWWPSLMMFGPSDTDSPNTAELIRWQVKRKTNDELRQRFVNLTVPQAAAVGLTLPDPALRYDEATEDWHFGEIDWSEFHQVVRGNGQCNRERLEARRAAEREGAWVREAAMAYAAKQRTNDTSAAA, from the coding sequence ATGACCCAGACACGCGCGATTGACGCCACGGCCGAGGATCCCGCAGCCGTCGCCGCCTTCGAGGCCCGCATCGCCCGCGGCGAGAGCATCGAGCCGAAGGACTGGATGCCGCAGCGGTACCGCCAGCAGCTGATCCGCATGATGTCGCAGCATGCGCACAGCGAGATCGTCGGCATGCTGCCCGAGGGGAACTGGATCACGCGCGCCCCGTCGCTGCGCCGCAAGGTCGGCCTGATCGCGAAGGTGCAGGACGAGGGCGGGCACGGCCTCTACATCTACTGCGGCGTGGAGACGCTGGGTGTGGATCGCAGCGAGGTGATCGGGCAGCTGCTCGACGGGCGCGCGAAGTACTCCAGTATCTTCAACTATCCCACGCTCTCGTGGGCCGACATCGGCGTGATCGGCTGGCTGGTGGACGGGGCGGCGATCGTGAACCAGACGGTGCTGGCGAAGGCGTCGTACGGGCCGTATGCGCGGGCGATGATCCGCATCTGCAAGGAAGAGAACTTCCACAAGCGCCAGGGCTACGAGATCGTGGCCACGCTGGCGGCGGGCACGCCGGCGCAGAAGGCCATGGTGCAGGATGCGGTGAACCGCTTCTGGTGGCCGTCGCTGATGATGTTCGGGCCGAGCGACACCGACTCGCCGAACACGGCGGAGCTGATCCGCTGGCAGGTGAAGCGGAAGACGAACGACGAGCTGCGCCAGCGCTTCGTGAACCTGACGGTGCCGCAGGCGGCGGCGGTGGGGCTCACGCTCCCCGACCCGGCGCTGCGCTACGACGAGGCGACGGAGGACTGGCACTTCGGCGAGATCGACTGGTCGGAGTTCCACCAGGTGGTGCGGGGCAACGGGCAGTGCAACCGCGAGCGCCTCGAGGCGCGGCGGGCCGCGGAACGGGAGGGGGCATGGGTGCGCGAGGCCGCGATGGCCTACGCCGCGAAGCAGCGCACGAACGACACATCGGCCGCAGCGTGA